From the genome of Seriola aureovittata isolate HTS-2021-v1 ecotype China chromosome 6, ASM2101889v1, whole genome shotgun sequence, one region includes:
- the acer1 gene encoding alkaline ceramidase 1, with product MGGVYSGEKMAGFFSYESSEVDWCEDNYKHSEHVVEYFNTMSSFSFFIISPVMLYLLHPYAKERSLAIHIVWIMMIFVGLFSAYFHMTLSFVGQMLDELSILWVLAVGYAVWFPRKLFPSFIKDRSTFSRLILLVTVITSVSSFVKPTANAYALNCFGLHLLYTLAVEMRCCTDQKALRLAKLSVALWVLAISCWISDRFGCSFWQRLNFCYLHGIWHILIVMAVAYGSTLIAYLDANYEIPYSLPGLQYWPCDKWAVGLPHIVLKGTTKTRKRC from the exons atggGAG GCGTCTACTCTGGTGAAAAGATGGCAGGATTTTTCTCCTACGAGAGTTCAGAAGTCGACTGGTGTGAAGACAACTACAAACACTCTGAACATGTGGTGGAGTACTTCAACACT ATGAGCAGCTTTTCCTTCTTCATTATATCGCCCGTCATGCTCTACCTTTTGCACCCTTATGCCAAAGAGAGGAGCCTGGCAATCCACATAGTTTGGATCATGATGATTTTTGTAg gGCTCTTCTCAGCATACTTCCACATGACTCTTAGTTTTGTTGGCCAGATGTTGGATGAGTTGTCAATCCTGTGGGTGCTGGCAGTGGGATATGCTGTCTGGTTCCCCCGCAAGCTGTTCCCTTCTTTCATAAAAGACAG GTCCACGTTTTCAAGGCTCATCCTGTTGGTTACTGTCATCACCTCGGTGTCATCGTTCGTCAAACCTACAGCTAATGCCTATGCTTTAAACTGCTTCGGCCTCCACCTGCTTTACACTCTGGCAGTGGAGATGAGATG ctgCACTGACCAGAAGGCTCTGCGACTGGCCAAGCTGTCAGTGGCTCTGTGGGTGCTCGCCATCTCCTGCTGGATTAGTGACCGTTTTGGCTGCAGCTTCTGGCAGCGGCTAAACTTCTGCTACCTCCACGGTATCTG GCACATTCTCATTGTGATGGCGGTGGCTTATGGCAGCACTTTGATAGCTTACCTGGACGCCAACTATGAGATACCGTATTCGCTGCCTGGACTGCAGTACTGGCCATGTGATAAATGGGCTGTTGGATTACCTCACATTGTCCTGAAGGGTACTACCAAAACACGGAAACGGTGCTAA
- the myo1f gene encoding unconventional myosin-If: MAKYHWQSQNVKQSGVDDMVLLSKITEDAIVDNLKKRYMDDYIFTYIGPVLISVNPFKQMPYFTDREIELYQGAAQYENPPHIYALSDNMYRNMMIDGENQCVIISGESGAGKTVAAKYIMGYISKVSGGGSKVQHVKDIILQSNPLLEAFGNAKTVRNNNSSRFGKYFEIQFSKGGEPDGGKISNFLLEKSRVVSQNENERNFHIYYQLIEGANAQQKEGLGIMTPDYYYYLNQSGTYKVDGTNDSKDFQETMEAMEVIGIPGDIQAQVLQIIAGILHLGNISFIEAGNYGQVESTDLLAFPAYLLGIDPNRLQDKLTSRKMDSKWGGKSESINVTLNQEQATYTRDALAKALYARLFDYLVEAINKAIQKPYEEFSIGVLDIYGFEIFQRNGFEQFCINFVNEKLQQIFIELTLKAEQEEYVQEGIKWTPIEYFNNKIVCDLIENKLNPPGIMSVLDDVCATMHAKGEGADVTLLQKLQAAVGTHEHFNSWNHGFVVHHYAGKVSYDINGFCERNRDVLFPDLIELMQSSEYDFIRSLFPEHLNTDKKSRPTTASSKIKKQANDLVNTLMKCTPHYIRCIKPNETKRPKDWEESRARHQVEYLGLRENIRVRRAGFAYRRIFNKFLMRYAILTAETWPSWRGPEQQGVLHLLRSVNMDNDQYQMGRTKVFVKNPESLFLLEEMRERKFDTFARIIQKAWRRYIARKKYEQMREEASDILYNSKERRKNSINRNFVGDYLGLEQRPELRQFLAKRERVDFADSVNKFDRRFKSIKRDLILTPKGIYLIGREKIKKGPEKGQIKEVLKRKLEFGSISSVSLSTRQDDFFILHEAQYDSLLESNFKTEFLSLLSKRYEDVTKRKLTISFTDRLEFRVKKEGWGGGGSRVVVFQRGQGDLSQLKPGGKTLTITIGDGLPKSSKPTRKSAPQSYGGGRNHIANRAHQNGAAQFSRAPQNRPPDTTYSSPHKQGRPPSTAPPKLGSQKAPRAPAHNQYNQGNLDFLNVPDQGMSGKQRKRSINQRPPPAPKPQPQPQGPRCRALYQYTGQDTDEISFEANDVFDLVKEDPSGWWTGRIRGREGLFPGNYVEKI; this comes from the exons ATG GCCAAGTACCACTGGCAGAGTCAAAATGTGAAGCAAAGTGGAGTGGACGACATGGTCCTGCTGTCCAAGATCACTGAGGACGCCATTGTGGACAACCTCAAGAAAAGATACATGGACGACTACATCTTT ACTTATATTGGCCCCGTGTTGATATCAGTTAACCCGTTCAAACAGATGCCCTATTTCACTGACAGAGAAATCGAACTTTATCAAGGAGCT GCCCAATACGAGAATCCACCTCACATCTACGCCTTGAGTGATAACATGTACAGAAACATGATGATCGATGGAGAAAATCAGTGTGTCATCATTAG CGGTGAGAGCGGAGCTGGAAAGACTGTGGCTGCCAAATACATCATGGGTTACATTTCCAAAGTATCAGGTGGAGGATCAAAAGTGCAG catGTAAAAGACATCATCCTACAGTCAAATCCTCTGCTGGAAGCCTTTGGTAACGCCAAGACTGTACGGAACAACAACTCTAGTCGTTTT GGGAAATACTTTGAGATTCAGTTCAGCAAAGGAGGCGAGCCTGATGGCGGCAAAATCTCAAACTTCTTACTAGAGAAGTCGAGGGTGGTGAGCCAGAATGAGAACGAGAGGAACTTCCACATTTACTATCAG CTGATAGAGGGCGCCAACGCTCAGCAGAAAGAAGGTCTGGGCATCATGACCCcagactactactactacctcAACCAGTCTGGGACGTACAAGGTGGATGGAACCAATGATAGCAAAGACTTCCAAGAGACTATG GAAGCCATGGAGGTCATTGGGATCCCAGGCGACATCCAGGCTCAGGTGCTGCAGATCATCGCAGGCATCCTCCACCTGGGAAACATCAGCTTCATAGAGGCAGGCAACTATGGGCAGGTGGAGAGCACAGACT TGCTCGCCTTCCCTGCCTATCTGCTCGGCATCGACCCCAACCGTCTGCAGGACAAGCTGACCAGCAGGAAGATGGATTCAAAGTGGGGAGGGAAGTCTGAGTCCATTAATGTGACCCTGAACCAGGAGCAGGCCACCTACACACGAGATGCTCTGGCCAAAGCCCTCTATGCACGACTCTTCGACTATCTGGTTGAG gCCATAAATAAAGCCATCCAAAAACCCTATGAAGAATTCAGTATTGGAGTACTTGACATTTATGGCTTTGAGATATTCCAG agaaatGGCTTTGAGCAGTTCTGCATCAATTTTGTCAACGAGAAACTGCAACAGATCTTTATTGAACTCACTCTGAAGGCAGAGCAG GAAGAGTATGTTCAGGAGGGGATCAAGTGGACACCTATCGAGTACTTCAACAACAAGATTGTGTGTGACCTCATTGAAAATAAATTG AATCCTCCTGGTATAATGAGCGTGCTGGATGATGTGTGTGCCACCATGCATGCCAAAGGAGAGGGTGCAGATGTTactctgctgcagaaactgcAGGCTGCTGTGGGGACGCATGAACATTTCAACAGCTGGAACCACGGCTTTGTCGTACATCACTACGCCGGCAAG GTGTCATATGATATCAACGGCTTCTGTGAGAGAAACCGGGATGTGCTTTTCCCTGACCTCATAGAGCTCATGCAAAGCAGCGAATA TGACTTCATCCGCAGCTTGTTTCCTGAACACCTCAACACAGATAAGAAAAGCAGGCCGACCACAGCCAGCTCCAAGATCAAG AAACAAGCTAATGATCTGGTTAACACCCTGATGAAGTGCACTCCGCACTATATCCGCTGTATCAAACCCAATGAGACAAAAAGACCGAAAGACTGGGAGGAGAGCAG GGCTAGACATCAGGTTGAATACCTTGGACTGCGGGAAAACATACGTGTAAGAAGAGCTGGCTTCGCGTACCGCAGAATCTTTAATAAGTTTCTGATGAG GTATGCCATTCTGACTGCAGAGACATGGCCGAGCTGGAGGGGTCCAGAGCAGCAGGGCGTCCTTCACCTCCTTCGGTCTGTCAACATGGATAACGACCAGTATCAGATGGGACGCACCAAAGTCTTCGTCAAAAACCCTGAATCG CTGTTTCTACTCGAGGAGATGAGGGAGAGGAAGTTTGACACTTTCGCCAGGATCATCCAGAAAGCCTGGAGAAGATACATTGCCAGGAAGAAGTATGAACAAATGAGAGAAGAGG CCTCAGACATCCTGTACAACTCCAAGGAACGGAGGAAGAACAGCATCAACAGGAACTTTGTCGGAGACTACCTCGGTCTGGAGCAGAGGCCGGAGCTGCGACAGTTTCTGGCCAAGAGGGAGCGCGTTGACTTTGCTGATTCAGTCAATAAGTTTGATCGCAGGTTCAAG TCTATCAAGAGAGATTTAATCTTGACCCCAAAGGGCATCTATCTGATTGGTCGAGAGAAGATCAAAAAAGGACCTGAGAAAGGACAGATAAAGGAGGTGCTGAAACGAAAACTCGAGTTTGGAAGCATCAGTAGCGTCTCTCTCAG CACGAGGCAGGATGATTTCTTCATCCTGCACGAGGCCCAGTACGACAGTCTGCTGGAGTCCAACTTTAAAACCGAGTTTCTCAGCCTACTGTCTAAACGCTACGAGGATGTGACCAAGAGAAAACTGACAATCTCCTTCACTGACAG ACTAGAGTTCAGAGTGAAGAAGGAGGGCTGGGGTGGAGGAGGCTCAAGGGTGGTGGTCTTCCAGAGGGGGCAAGGAGACCTGTCCCAGCTCAAACCTGGAGGGAAGACCCTCACCATCACAATAGGAGACGGTCTACCTAAGTCTTCCA agCCAACCAGGAAAAGTGCCCCACAGTCTTATGGTGGAGGGAGAAATCATATTGCCAACAGAG cgCACCAGAATGGAGCAGCTCAGTTTTCCAGAGCCCCTCAAAACCGACCGCCAGATACCACATATTCCTCCCCGCACAAACAGGGCCGGCCACCAAGCACAGCCCCGCCCAAACTGGGTTCCCAGAAAGCGCCGAGAGCCCCAGCACACAACCAGTACAACCAAGGGAACTTGGACTTCCTCAATGTGCCTGACCAGGGCATGTCAGG gaagcagaggaaaaggagCATCAATCAGcgacctcctcctgctcctaaACCGCAGCCTCAACCCCAGGGGCCTCGCTGCCGGGCGTTATATCAGTACACTGGCCAGGACACGGACGAGATCAGCTTCGAGGCCAATGATGTCTTTGACCTGGTCAAAGAAG ATCCATCAGGCTGGTGGACGGGCAGGATCCGAGGAAGGGAAGGTCTCTTCCCTGGTAACTATGTTGAAAAGATCTGA